A stretch of the Archangium violaceum genome encodes the following:
- a CDS encoding substrate-binding domain-containing protein, whose translation MNKMKWVMSAAVVVSMSVVGCGGAAMEAEQFGSVAQNLGPNNEFYGSDTLKEVLVATNIQSQAGLTIEGKGSSVGEGCLRNGSGTFCIGRQQTLAPMSRDFKAGTCAGGAASNGACCPGESSNVVALDAVNAFVSTSTYNALPGNSITSANLKKAFCGDGSGSAATCVSNWSALGRSTAGTIVKYRRDDLSGTTDTFKSLLGCSNFCADVVVINDESASNPSACSISDSATTCIGKLTAANSNAIGYAGDSAKRAGNAALKVDGIAPTQANVRKLIASNTTGVYPLSRKLFLNENKNFPKAAQEQALYDWVYSNPQAFEDFLTEQGFISCSDISPLGCGGDLGRGAGVCKGL comes from the coding sequence ATGAACAAGATGAAGTGGGTGATGTCGGCCGCCGTGGTGGTTTCGATGTCTGTGGTGGGGTGTGGTGGTGCGGCCATGGAGGCCGAGCAGTTCGGGTCGGTGGCCCAGAACCTGGGTCCCAACAACGAGTTCTACGGTTCGGACACCCTGAAGGAGGTCCTGGTCGCCACCAATATTCAGTCCCAGGCCGGCCTGACCATCGAGGGCAAGGGCTCGAGCGTGGGTGAGGGCTGCCTGCGCAACGGCTCGGGCACGTTCTGCATCGGCCGTCAGCAGACGCTCGCGCCCATGTCGCGCGACTTCAAGGCGGGCACCTGCGCGGGTGGCGCCGCCTCCAATGGCGCCTGCTGCCCTGGCGAGTCCAGCAACGTCGTCGCGCTCGACGCGGTGAACGCTTTCGTCAGCACCTCCACCTACAACGCCCTCCCGGGCAACAGCATCACCTCGGCCAACCTGAAGAAGGCGTTCTGTGGCGACGGCAGCGGCAGCGCCGCCACCTGCGTCAGCAACTGGTCCGCGCTGGGCCGTTCCACCGCCGGCACCATCGTGAAGTACCGCCGTGACGACCTGTCCGGCACCACGGACACCTTCAAGTCGCTGCTCGGCTGCAGCAACTTCTGCGCCGACGTGGTCGTGATCAACGACGAGTCCGCCAGCAACCCCTCGGCCTGCTCCATCTCCGACAGCGCCACCACCTGCATCGGCAAGCTGACGGCGGCCAACTCCAACGCCATCGGCTACGCCGGTGACTCCGCCAAGCGCGCCGGCAACGCGGCGCTCAAGGTGGACGGCATCGCCCCCACCCAGGCCAACGTCCGCAAGCTGATCGCCAGCAACACCACGGGCGTCTACCCGCTCTCGCGCAAGCTCTTCCTCAACGAGAACAAGAACTTCCCGAAGGCCGCCCAGGAGCAGGCCCTCTATGACTGGGTCTACAGCAACCCCCAGGCGTTCGAGGACTTCCTGACCGAGCAGGGCTTCATCTCCTGCAGCGACATCAGCCCGCTCGGCTGCGGCGGGGACCTGGGCCGCGGCGCCGGCGTGTGCAAGGGCCTGTGA
- a CDS encoding ComEA family DNA-binding protein — MNRTGALAVASLGLLGLGVVARSRWPDSAPALDCEPGAVRVVDGIAVCGDGAAPSAPQRLVLGQKLDLNSVSEDDLARVPGIGPSLARRLIRAREDQGRFASWAEVAAVPGVGAARLETLQATTELR; from the coding sequence GTGAACCGGACCGGCGCGCTCGCGGTGGCCTCGCTCGGGCTGTTGGGCCTGGGTGTGGTGGCGCGTAGCCGCTGGCCGGACTCCGCGCCCGCGCTGGACTGTGAGCCCGGCGCGGTGCGCGTGGTGGACGGGATCGCGGTGTGTGGTGATGGCGCCGCCCCCTCCGCCCCGCAGCGCCTCGTGTTGGGGCAGAAGCTGGACCTCAACTCGGTGTCCGAGGACGACCTCGCGAGGGTGCCCGGGATTGGGCCCTCGCTCGCTCGCCGTCTCATCCGGGCCCGGGAGGACCAGGGCCGCTTCGCCTCCTGGGCGGAGGTGGCGGCCGTCCCCGGAGTGGGAGCCGCCCGGCTGGAGACCCTCCAGGCGACGACCGAGCTACGGTAG
- a CDS encoding glycoside hydrolase family protein produces MSTPSNSQSAAQSEAQAQEARKKTESTNLSAGYRASLEFVLVPRTSITFDPPGAWSIGHPMTLLIDFPIRGSSKNFRPGDLKCGLTWLVDHGDKTLSYPVEGAVVMKIASNGRFEVKVDGKDPTVDLIAQRLIGKGKLGFSITPDFPHAEAAIFKPAIEFDNTCEIKVQKPQQLLLGERVTFTPEFAAVFGWADLELRVIELDEGSTEIAAENPRSAFSYRWNSGLSFMNFSRSWAIGFTDDSCHQLADVGEEEAGSYEFGWQLWGTRSGGQPTLLKEEKNFLIVPRPKLEAFKIEYDPSIEGTWEVSGKISGVSPRAELRLDIALVEPHAPGPVPLNPHATAIRLPLGADGIFEGYLGERHWLPKRLEAGALPLAPAYAILSLPAAARDGKPGPILPYLDFDDTKFSLVKGQALTWDVDADWICSMEGVSTQQRPPRPKRRKSGINTIPAPPPEAGDQKTPLTFDDMWNDLTSWEGVVAYMYLDTEGNVTVGAGNLVRTEEDAKKLPLQNMDAGRAATPEEIVTAFRAVKAMRPKMRATEYAMRPTIALTDQDIRALLKKRLDTEFIPRIRDVVFKPDFDTYPRCVRRALLDMVYNVGIGAFPNGFPKLTESVRARKWAVAAEQCRIKTGHETRNEWRKALYQYASVIDPPKRS; encoded by the coding sequence ATGTCCACGCCAAGCAATAGCCAGAGCGCAGCACAGAGCGAAGCTCAAGCCCAAGAAGCCCGGAAGAAGACCGAGAGCACCAACCTGAGCGCGGGCTACCGGGCCTCGCTCGAGTTCGTGCTCGTTCCGCGAACGTCGATCACGTTCGATCCGCCGGGCGCGTGGTCCATCGGGCATCCGATGACCCTCCTCATCGACTTCCCCATCAGGGGCTCGAGCAAGAACTTCCGCCCGGGTGACTTGAAGTGTGGACTCACCTGGCTGGTGGACCACGGGGACAAGACCTTGTCGTATCCCGTGGAGGGCGCGGTGGTGATGAAGATCGCGTCGAACGGAAGGTTCGAGGTCAAGGTCGACGGCAAGGATCCCACCGTCGACCTGATCGCCCAACGGCTGATCGGCAAGGGGAAGTTGGGTTTCTCCATCACGCCGGACTTCCCCCATGCCGAGGCCGCCATCTTCAAACCGGCCATCGAGTTCGATAACACCTGTGAAATCAAGGTGCAGAAGCCGCAGCAGCTCCTGCTCGGCGAGCGCGTGACCTTCACCCCCGAATTCGCGGCGGTCTTCGGCTGGGCGGATCTCGAGCTCCGGGTGATCGAGCTCGATGAAGGTTCGACCGAGATCGCCGCCGAAAATCCCAGGAGCGCCTTTTCGTATCGATGGAACTCTGGCCTCTCCTTCATGAACTTCAGCCGAAGCTGGGCGATCGGCTTCACGGACGACAGCTGCCACCAGCTGGCGGATGTGGGGGAAGAGGAGGCTGGAAGCTACGAGTTCGGCTGGCAGCTCTGGGGGACGAGGAGCGGTGGCCAACCCACCTTGCTGAAGGAAGAGAAGAACTTCCTCATCGTGCCCAGGCCCAAGCTCGAAGCCTTCAAGATCGAATACGACCCGTCCATCGAAGGGACATGGGAGGTGAGCGGGAAGATCTCGGGAGTGTCTCCGCGCGCGGAGCTCCGGCTCGACATCGCGCTGGTGGAGCCACATGCACCGGGTCCGGTTCCCTTGAACCCTCACGCCACGGCCATTCGGCTCCCCCTGGGCGCGGATGGCATCTTCGAGGGCTACCTGGGAGAACGGCACTGGCTCCCCAAGCGGCTGGAGGCAGGCGCCCTCCCCCTCGCACCGGCCTACGCGATCCTCTCGCTCCCGGCCGCGGCTCGTGACGGCAAGCCCGGTCCGATCCTCCCCTATCTCGACTTCGACGACACCAAATTCTCCCTCGTCAAGGGGCAGGCGCTCACCTGGGATGTGGACGCGGATTGGATCTGCTCGATGGAGGGCGTGTCGACACAGCAGCGGCCTCCCCGGCCCAAGCGGCGTAAATCCGGCATCAACACGATCCCGGCACCGCCTCCCGAGGCCGGCGATCAGAAGACGCCGCTCACCTTCGACGACATGTGGAACGACCTCACCTCCTGGGAAGGTGTCGTTGCGTACATGTACCTGGACACCGAGGGGAACGTGACGGTGGGCGCGGGCAACCTGGTTCGCACGGAGGAAGACGCCAAGAAGCTGCCCCTCCAGAACATGGACGCGGGCAGGGCCGCGACGCCGGAGGAGATCGTGACGGCCTTCAGAGCGGTCAAGGCCATGCGCCCCAAGATGAGGGCCACGGAGTATGCGATGCGGCCGACCATCGCCCTCACCGACCAGGACATTCGCGCGCTCCTGAAGAAGCGGCTCGACACCGAGTTCATCCCCCGGATCAGGGACGTCGTGTTCAAACCCGACTTCGACACCTATCCCCGCTGCGTCCGTCGTGCCCTTCTCGACATGGTCTACAACGTCGGCATCGGAGCGTTTCCGAACGGTTTCCCCAAGCTCACCGAGTCCGTCCGGGCCAGGAAGTGGGCCGTTGCCGCCGAGCAGTGTCGCATCAAGACGGGCCACGAGACGCGAAACGAGTGGCGGAAGGCGCTCTACCAGTACGCGAGCGTCATCGATCCGCCCAAGCGTTCCTAG
- the hutH gene encoding histidine ammonia-lyase — MYRPRLLIDGDTLRLEEILQVAHNEVTVELSPEAEACVRASRELVDRVAAGDAPAYGINTGFGTLAEVRIDKKDLRELQRNLILSHAAGVGTPMSLPEARALLLLRCNVLAKGFSGIRLETLKLALDMLNKDVVPVVPERGSVGASGDLAPLAHLALVFIGEGEAFYQGQRMPARSALERAGLTPVVLEAKEGLALVNGTQAMCAVGTLLQLRAEMLSNVADIAGSMTLEGLLGSHKPFIPEIQDVRPHEGQKAVAAHLRRLLAGSDLVETHVNCSKVQDPYSLRCMPQVHGAAREGLAFARRILEVEVNSATDNPLVFVESGKIVSGGNFHGQPISLAMDVAAMALTQLSAISERRVEQLVNPSLSNLPPFLAKNSGLNSGFMIAQVTSAALVAESRVLCHPASVDSIPSSAGREDHVSMGMTAALKGRQVADFTRTCLAIEILVASQALDYRLPVKAGRGPRAAHELVRSRVPTMEKDREIHRDIEAVSQLIDSGELMRVVRGATA; from the coding sequence ATGTACCGCCCCCGACTTCTTATCGATGGAGACACCCTCCGGCTGGAGGAGATTCTGCAGGTTGCCCACAACGAGGTGACCGTGGAGCTCTCGCCCGAGGCCGAGGCCTGCGTCCGGGCCTCGCGAGAACTGGTGGACCGTGTCGCCGCCGGGGATGCCCCCGCCTACGGCATCAACACCGGCTTCGGCACCCTGGCCGAGGTGCGCATCGACAAGAAGGACCTGCGCGAGCTGCAGCGCAACCTCATCCTCTCGCACGCGGCCGGCGTGGGCACGCCCATGTCCCTGCCCGAGGCCCGCGCCCTGTTGCTGCTGCGGTGCAACGTGCTCGCCAAGGGCTTCTCCGGCATCCGCCTGGAGACGCTGAAGCTGGCCCTGGACATGCTCAACAAGGACGTGGTGCCGGTGGTGCCCGAGCGCGGCAGCGTGGGTGCCTCGGGTGACCTGGCGCCGCTGGCCCACCTGGCGCTCGTCTTCATCGGCGAGGGCGAGGCCTTCTACCAGGGGCAGCGGATGCCGGCCCGCTCGGCGCTCGAGCGCGCGGGGCTGACGCCCGTGGTGCTGGAGGCCAAGGAGGGCCTGGCGCTCGTCAACGGCACCCAGGCCATGTGCGCAGTGGGCACCCTGCTCCAGCTGCGCGCCGAGATGCTCTCGAATGTCGCGGACATCGCCGGCTCCATGACACTCGAGGGGCTGCTCGGCAGCCACAAGCCCTTCATCCCGGAGATCCAGGACGTGCGCCCCCACGAGGGCCAGAAGGCGGTCGCCGCCCACCTGCGCCGGCTGCTCGCCGGCAGCGATCTGGTGGAGACGCACGTCAACTGCAGCAAGGTGCAGGACCCCTACTCCCTGCGCTGCATGCCCCAGGTACATGGCGCGGCGCGCGAGGGGCTCGCCTTCGCCCGGCGCATCCTCGAGGTCGAGGTCAACAGCGCCACGGACAACCCGCTCGTCTTCGTGGAGAGCGGGAAGATCGTCTCGGGCGGCAACTTCCACGGCCAGCCCATCTCGCTGGCCATGGACGTGGCGGCGATGGCGCTCACCCAGCTGTCCGCCATCAGCGAGCGCCGCGTGGAGCAGCTCGTCAACCCGTCGCTGTCCAACCTGCCCCCGTTCCTCGCGAAGAACTCGGGCCTCAACTCGGGCTTCATGATCGCCCAGGTGACCAGCGCGGCCCTCGTCGCCGAGTCCCGCGTGCTGTGCCACCCCGCCTCGGTGGACTCGATTCCCTCCTCGGCCGGCCGCGAGGACCACGTGTCCATGGGCATGACGGCGGCCCTCAAGGGTCGCCAGGTGGCGGACTTCACCCGCACGTGCCTCGCCATTGAAATCCTGGTGGCGAGCCAGGCGCTGGACTACCGGCTGCCGGTGAAGGCCGGCCGCGGGCCTCGCGCCGCGCACGAGCTGGTGCGCAGCCGCGTGCCCACCATGGAGAAGGACCGGGAGATCCACCGCGACATCGAGGCCGTCAGCCAGCTCATCGACTCCGGCGAGTTGATGCGCGTGGTGCGCGGCGCCACGGCGTAG
- a CDS encoding aspartate kinase gives MALIVQKYGGTSVGDIDRIKNVARRCIAAQAAGNDVVVVVSAMSGETNRLLKLVSQITDRPSEREQDVVVATGEQVSIGLVAMAIQAQGGQATSFMGHQVQIVTDSTFSKARIKRIDAEKIVEALKQKHIVVVAGFQGQDEQGNVTTLGRGGSDTTAVALAAALKADACEIYTDVDGVYTTDPNVCPAARKLDRISYEEMLDLASLGAKVLQIRSVEFAMKYKVPLWVKSSFTDDPGTLVCEEDKSMENVVVSGIAYDKNEAKLAINAVPDTPGVAAKIFGALDAQNIVVDLIVQTASREGRTDLSFTVGKTDLSKARETVERVAKEIHAGGVETDGEVAKVSIVGVGMRNHSGVAAKMFQVLAGEGINIQLISTSEIKVTCLIHSKYTELAVRALHTAFGLDKAPAAS, from the coding sequence GTGGCATTGATCGTCCAGAAGTACGGCGGAACGTCGGTCGGCGACATCGACCGAATCAAGAACGTGGCCCGCCGCTGCATCGCGGCGCAGGCCGCTGGGAACGACGTGGTGGTGGTGGTGTCCGCGATGTCCGGCGAGACCAACCGTCTGCTGAAACTCGTCTCCCAGATCACAGACCGGCCCAGCGAGCGCGAGCAGGACGTGGTGGTGGCAACCGGCGAACAGGTGTCCATCGGCCTGGTGGCCATGGCCATCCAGGCGCAGGGCGGCCAGGCGACCAGCTTCATGGGTCATCAGGTGCAGATCGTCACCGACAGCACCTTCTCCAAGGCGCGTATCAAACGCATCGACGCCGAGAAGATCGTCGAGGCGCTCAAACAGAAACACATCGTCGTGGTGGCGGGTTTCCAGGGACAGGACGAGCAGGGCAACGTCACCACGCTGGGCCGTGGCGGTTCGGACACCACGGCCGTGGCGCTGGCCGCGGCGCTCAAGGCGGACGCCTGTGAGATCTACACGGACGTGGACGGTGTCTACACGACCGATCCCAACGTGTGCCCCGCGGCGCGCAAGCTGGACCGCATCTCCTATGAGGAGATGCTCGACCTGGCCAGCCTGGGTGCGAAGGTCCTGCAGATCCGTTCGGTCGAGTTCGCGATGAAGTACAAGGTGCCGCTCTGGGTGAAGTCCTCCTTCACGGACGACCCGGGCACTCTGGTGTGTGAGGAGGACAAGTCGATGGAGAACGTGGTTGTCAGCGGCATCGCCTACGACAAGAACGAGGCGAAGCTCGCCATCAACGCCGTGCCGGATACTCCGGGCGTGGCCGCGAAGATCTTCGGGGCGCTCGACGCGCAGAACATCGTGGTGGACCTGATCGTCCAGACGGCCTCCAGGGAGGGCCGCACGGATCTGTCCTTCACGGTGGGCAAGACGGACCTGTCCAAGGCGCGTGAGACCGTGGAGCGCGTGGCCAAGGAGATCCATGCGGGCGGCGTGGAGACGGATGGCGAGGTGGCCAAGGTCTCCATCGTCGGTGTGGGCATGCGCAACCACTCGGGCGTGGCGGCGAAGATGTTCCAGGTGCTCGCGGGTGAGGGCATCAACATCCAGCTCATCTCCACGTCGGAGATCAAGGTCACCTGCCTCATCCACTCGAAGTACACGGAGCTGGCCGTCCGGGCGCTGCACACGGCGTTCGGCCTGGACAAGGCTCCCGCTGCGAGCTGA
- a CDS encoding M15 family metallopeptidase — MSYSHQEPKYVCHTKDDVRKIYGPPQIQDAFEGDSTGSRFDKTSRVLENPVLDSFRKNHIVPVKLPGIGPQKTGTMTVEINRKLEHLLLAAFEKIKAENLPYIIHVVGGYYFRYKQNDSVKAAIANRPEYAELRKQSDFWPNWNIRCAEEDRRRGTFEDRIPYGKGTSAKKDLLSNHSWGSAIDINWDTNPFKAGQPFDMPRRIVEILASHGFHWGGYYHDYMHFEYLRDTIEGLPDEDPPQVFFPFSADQKRESPLKYYVRNERGTGGYFPLGLQQNLHGGVHLEPEPSSEARVPVQAAMPGYIVAARLMAPGTGGDNPDVRDVTEGRHLGFVLLRHELVEKAEGGGNSETVHPLYSLSMHLASPWEPNSQGFEKVPWVASLLKMQFGGVVNLDPNSDDVGKTFWSQEPLNPEATTFKVHDRTSPLPARSEERVLALSKPSPEDVSQAIQALKEGAIVTFDRALFPVAAGETIGFVAKGLPFSEAVDPQHLPRYLHWELFSPGGEGGGIQFLQNKAGDLNGLFKSVHEERENNFLDMPSSRDEKAPNEIQQMLGDAGGKIVESLTTDGYGRVVSRYFNDGNTFFSSEGNAAVPFTYPLDITLKNEHQYKGEAGGKCILEVSYTKAGAPLKSERIQLHPDQGKVTLNVPAEADALSLWSPHFFLDKVPLASGENPRPKRLESRAQLFKTAASHRWRNLVLDHVNEWTPKGLEAQLDARGKAGHLEALVDTSDEVAFAAFKKNLRPLSWWARRKDENDLFGEVPVLGAEAEEKSIFGAGDHLLPEDARLVNMHPVTTLWLIDILLEKEAIAFKKSWPPGTLKRGDSTQKPMFFGLLWKEPEPRVGMELMAVLVQHGYGSTDGTNGTDVRFLATAKDGAGAAQAPRVFSRTPYTDGVAMGRSRFPFWGSWEMHATNGNEQRFEPLTTGASALEVPKPELAGQTFALGTGGTAKTTDGKVRPLSTGTFVCRTNWPVALAGYIVFEHWRAPKGQKPNLDEAPTPGELALPILANRPPDEKVVGGLKYRRDFIVGKEKAKSNPQITPDFSFKNFVSHPRFGPVFTRDVAEFRLSVPLAQRLQELRNACRPKNRNEKDIPLAVKRLERNGLSLLVVPASGTSADLDALEKKLQLLPAAEYFQAGRDDTESAIVLTYEPPPSTGPLGFEFDPGPALGLIAEEVLSAEGETLHVRPRFIAPNGGHLVLAGKDSPLGDTTKLIAASAEDIKAACGNDFLEVVADKLLPPVARFEFDEIEVSMGLGKVHTKVRLHGDINQWRAASPVIKLEVGGETFRQGTLAGSSLVTDWDLFKDKKGRPLPGRWGGTLKFSAELSQPGKVATPPPPLPPREFTIKPSLDDFTIEVGPKQLRFLGKASYMPTDIALHVTCEKLDDAGQWQEDVRITELIRYKVPLKSDPSHYGHCSETGTFEANLLKERLKKTPGTYRFTWSPKGTKTGNTVDVRGIAVEVKSAPEIKSEDLGS, encoded by the coding sequence GTGAGCTATAGCCATCAAGAGCCGAAGTACGTCTGTCACACCAAGGATGACGTCAGGAAGATCTACGGTCCTCCGCAGATCCAAGACGCGTTCGAAGGCGACAGCACCGGCAGCAGGTTCGACAAGACATCAAGGGTTCTCGAGAACCCTGTCCTCGACAGCTTCAGGAAGAACCACATCGTTCCGGTGAAGCTGCCAGGCATTGGCCCGCAGAAGACCGGGACGATGACCGTGGAGATCAACCGCAAGCTGGAGCACCTCCTCCTGGCTGCGTTCGAGAAGATCAAGGCCGAGAACCTGCCCTACATCATCCACGTGGTCGGGGGGTATTACTTTCGTTACAAGCAGAACGACAGCGTCAAGGCCGCCATCGCGAACCGCCCTGAATACGCGGAGCTGAGAAAGCAAAGCGACTTCTGGCCCAACTGGAACATCCGCTGCGCCGAGGAAGATCGCAGGCGTGGCACCTTCGAGGACAGAATCCCCTACGGGAAAGGCACCTCCGCCAAGAAGGACCTGCTCTCCAACCACTCCTGGGGCAGTGCGATCGACATCAACTGGGACACGAATCCCTTCAAAGCGGGTCAACCGTTCGACATGCCCCGGAGGATCGTGGAGATCCTCGCGAGCCACGGGTTTCACTGGGGCGGCTACTACCACGACTACATGCACTTCGAGTACCTGCGCGACACCATCGAGGGACTCCCCGATGAGGATCCGCCGCAGGTGTTCTTCCCGTTCAGCGCGGACCAGAAGCGCGAATCACCGCTCAAGTACTACGTCCGCAACGAGCGCGGGACCGGTGGTTATTTCCCGCTGGGGCTCCAGCAGAACCTGCACGGCGGTGTGCACCTGGAGCCGGAGCCCTCATCGGAAGCCAGGGTTCCGGTCCAGGCGGCCATGCCAGGGTACATCGTGGCCGCGAGGCTCATGGCTCCAGGAACGGGCGGAGACAATCCCGACGTCCGCGACGTGACGGAGGGACGCCATCTGGGCTTCGTCCTCCTCCGGCACGAGCTCGTGGAGAAGGCGGAGGGGGGTGGCAACTCCGAGACGGTCCATCCGCTCTACAGCCTCTCCATGCACCTCGCGTCCCCGTGGGAGCCGAACAGCCAGGGGTTCGAGAAGGTGCCCTGGGTGGCGTCGCTCCTGAAGATGCAGTTCGGCGGGGTGGTCAACCTCGACCCGAACAGCGACGACGTCGGCAAGACCTTCTGGTCCCAGGAGCCACTGAACCCGGAGGCGACCACATTCAAGGTGCATGATCGCACCTCGCCCCTGCCCGCCCGGAGCGAAGAGCGCGTCCTGGCGCTGAGCAAGCCCAGCCCCGAGGACGTCAGCCAGGCCATCCAGGCCCTGAAGGAGGGGGCCATCGTCACCTTTGATCGCGCGCTCTTTCCCGTGGCCGCGGGTGAGACGATCGGCTTCGTCGCCAAAGGCCTCCCCTTCTCCGAGGCAGTCGACCCGCAGCATCTACCGAGGTACCTGCACTGGGAGCTGTTCTCCCCCGGCGGCGAGGGGGGCGGAATCCAGTTCCTCCAGAACAAGGCAGGGGATTTGAATGGCCTGTTCAAATCGGTCCATGAAGAGCGGGAGAACAACTTCCTGGACATGCCCTCCTCGCGGGACGAGAAGGCCCCCAACGAAATCCAGCAAATGCTCGGGGATGCCGGGGGGAAGATCGTCGAAAGCCTGACGACGGACGGGTATGGCCGCGTGGTGTCGCGGTATTTCAACGACGGCAATACGTTCTTCTCGAGTGAGGGCAACGCGGCCGTGCCCTTCACCTATCCCCTCGATATCACCCTCAAGAACGAGCACCAGTACAAGGGGGAGGCCGGGGGGAAGTGCATCCTCGAGGTGAGCTACACGAAGGCGGGTGCCCCTCTCAAATCCGAGCGCATCCAGCTCCATCCGGACCAGGGAAAGGTCACGCTGAACGTGCCCGCGGAGGCGGACGCGCTCTCGCTCTGGTCTCCCCACTTCTTCCTCGACAAGGTGCCCCTGGCGTCGGGTGAGAACCCACGTCCGAAGCGGCTCGAGAGCCGCGCGCAGCTCTTCAAGACGGCCGCGTCTCATCGCTGGCGCAACCTCGTGCTGGACCACGTGAACGAGTGGACGCCAAAGGGTCTCGAGGCCCAGCTCGATGCCCGCGGAAAAGCCGGCCACCTCGAAGCGCTCGTGGATACCAGCGATGAGGTGGCCTTCGCCGCGTTCAAGAAGAACCTCCGGCCACTGAGCTGGTGGGCCCGCAGAAAAGACGAGAACGACCTGTTCGGAGAGGTCCCGGTACTCGGCGCTGAAGCCGAGGAGAAGAGCATCTTCGGCGCGGGCGACCACCTGCTGCCCGAGGATGCCCGCCTCGTCAACATGCACCCGGTCACGACGCTGTGGCTCATCGACATCCTGCTCGAGAAGGAAGCCATTGCGTTCAAGAAGTCGTGGCCACCTGGCACGCTCAAGCGCGGTGACAGCACCCAGAAGCCGATGTTCTTTGGTCTGCTCTGGAAGGAACCGGAGCCACGGGTGGGGATGGAGCTGATGGCCGTGTTGGTGCAGCACGGATACGGTTCGACCGACGGCACGAACGGTACCGATGTGCGCTTCCTCGCCACCGCGAAAGATGGGGCGGGCGCGGCCCAAGCACCACGGGTGTTCAGCCGCACACCGTATACCGACGGCGTCGCCATGGGGCGCTCCCGCTTCCCCTTCTGGGGCAGCTGGGAAATGCACGCCACCAACGGGAACGAGCAACGTTTCGAGCCACTCACCACCGGGGCCTCGGCACTCGAGGTCCCCAAGCCCGAGCTCGCCGGACAGACCTTCGCGCTCGGCACGGGAGGGACCGCCAAGACGACTGACGGCAAGGTCCGCCCCCTCTCCACTGGAACCTTCGTCTGCCGCACGAACTGGCCCGTCGCCCTCGCCGGCTACATCGTCTTCGAACACTGGCGGGCCCCCAAGGGTCAGAAGCCCAACCTGGACGAAGCGCCAACACCCGGCGAGCTCGCGCTCCCGATCCTCGCGAACAGGCCTCCTGACGAGAAGGTGGTTGGAGGCCTCAAGTACAGGCGGGACTTCATCGTTGGGAAGGAGAAGGCGAAGAGCAACCCGCAGATCACCCCCGACTTCTCCTTCAAGAATTTCGTGAGCCATCCGCGCTTCGGGCCGGTCTTCACGCGCGATGTCGCGGAGTTCCGCCTCTCCGTTCCCCTGGCACAACGCCTCCAGGAGCTTCGAAATGCGTGCCGGCCGAAGAACCGCAATGAGAAGGACATTCCCCTCGCGGTGAAGAGACTCGAACGAAACGGTCTATCCCTCCTCGTCGTCCCCGCCTCGGGCACCAGCGCGGATCTCGATGCGCTCGAGAAAAAGCTGCAACTGCTTCCCGCCGCCGAGTACTTCCAGGCCGGGCGGGACGACACGGAATCGGCGATCGTGCTCACCTACGAGCCGCCGCCCTCCACCGGTCCGCTCGGCTTCGAGTTCGACCCGGGTCCCGCGCTGGGGCTCATCGCCGAGGAGGTGCTCTCCGCCGAAGGAGAGACGCTTCACGTACGCCCCCGCTTCATCGCCCCGAACGGCGGGCACCTGGTCCTGGCCGGCAAGGACTCTCCCTTGGGAGACACGACGAAGCTGATCGCCGCCTCGGCCGAGGACATCAAGGCCGCCTGTGGCAATGACTTCCTCGAGGTCGTCGCGGACAAGCTCCTGCCTCCCGTGGCCCGGTTCGAGTTCGACGAGATCGAGGTCTCGATGGGACTCGGCAAGGTCCACACGAAGGTACGCCTCCATGGAGACATCAACCAATGGAGGGCCGCCAGCCCCGTCATCAAGCTCGAAGTGGGCGGAGAGACGTTCCGTCAAGGCACCCTCGCGGGCTCGTCCCTCGTCACGGATTGGGATCTGTTCAAGGACAAGAAGGGCAGACCCCTCCCGGGTCGTTGGGGCGGAACGCTCAAGTTCTCGGCCGAGCTCTCCCAGCCCGGGAAGGTGGCGACTCCTCCGCCTCCGCTTCCGCCTCGGGAGTTCACGATCAAGCCGAGCCTCGATGACTTCACGATCGAGGTCGGACCCAAGCAACTCCGGTTCCTGGGCAAGGCCAGCTACATGCCCACGGACATCGCCCTCCACGTCACGTGCGAGAAGTTGGATGACGCGGGCCAGTGGCAGGAGGACGTGAGAATCACCGAGTTGATTCGCTACAAGGTCCCGCTCAAGAGCGACCCCTCGCATTACGGACACTGCTCGGAGACGGGTACATTCGAGGCCAACCTCCTCAAGGAGCGGTTGAAGAAGACCCCGGGGACCTACCGCTTCACCTGGAGCCCCAAGGGGACGAAGACGGGCAACACGGTTGATGTCCGTGGCATTGCCGTCGAAGTGAAGTCCGCTCCTGAAATCAAATCCGAGGATCTGGGCTCCTAG